The genomic segment TTTAAGGCTTGTTCAACATCACCAAACTCTTTAAGCAGGTCTATGGCGGTTTTTTTCCCGATGCCTTTAACACCCGGGATATCATTGGTTTTATCGCCCATCAGTGCCCATAACTCCGTGAGTGAATGATAGGGGACTAAAAATTTCTCCAAAATTTGTTGGTGACCCATATAGGACTGGGAAAAGTAGTTATAAACAGCTATCTTTTCTGAGCATAAAGGTAAAAAACCTTTGTCTGTCGACACAATTACTGAAGGCACCTGGTTGTGGCTTGCTTTGCTTGCCAGCGTGGCAATAACATCATCAGCCTCATCTTGCTCCGGGAAAAATGTGGTAATACCGCACGTTTTAAACCCTTCGGCAATCAGGGAGAGGTTTTGCTTGAGTGACTCAGGCATAGGCTTTCTGCTGTGTTTATAATTTGCGTAATAATGATAACGCCAGCTACGTTCGCCATCGAAGACGGCAATTGCATGGGTTGGCTCAACGCGCCGAAGTATTTTTGTGCAGGCATTACTCACTCGAACTTTACATGATTGCATGACTTGTTGTTCACTCACCCCTTGTTGGTCAACGTCAATTGCATAAATTCGCCTGATAAGATTAAGTGCATCAATAAGAAGTAATTTTGCCATGTGTGAATTAGGGGGATTTCTTAGCTGTTAAAAAAGACGGGGTAAGGCATTTGCCTTACCCTGATATTATGATTTTATTTCGTAGCAGGGTACATAAGTGCTGCCGGGCAGCTTCATTCTGCCTTGTGCTACAAAAGCATGTAGTAGCTTGTCCATATCACTCATTAAAGACGCGTCGCCGCTCAGGGTATAAGGTCCTTTTTGTTTGATGGCTGTTATCCCTTGTTCTTTAACATTACCTGCAACTATACCTGAAAACGCTCTGCGTAGGTTGGCCGCCAGATTTTGCTTAGGTTGAGCTAAGTGTAAATCTAATCCCGCCATCTTCTCGTGAGTGGGTTCGAACGGTTGTTGGAACTGATCTTCAATCTTCAGTGTCCAGTTAAAGTAATAGGCATCGCCTTGAGCCTTGCGATATTCTCTTACCTGCTCCATCCCTTTGCGTAATCTCTGCGCAACTAGCTCAGGTTGATCAACCAGTACCTCAAATTTGCTCAGGGCTTCTTTGCCCAGCGTCTTTTCTACAAAGTCACAGAGTTCGTCAAAATAAGCCTTTGCAGAGCTTGGGCCGGTCAAAATAACGGGCAGCTGCTGTTTGGCATTGTCTGGGTGGAGCAAGATACCAAGTAAATAAAGTAGCTCTTCAGCTGTGCCTGCGCCGCCAGGAAAAATGATGATGGCGTGTGCGGTTCTTACAAACGCTTCGAGGCGTTTTTCTATATCCGGTAGGATCACAAGTTCGTTGACTATAGGATTGGGCGGTTCAGCAGCAATAATGCTGGGTTCAGTCAGACCGAGGTAACGGTTACTCGTTATTCGCTGCTTAGCATGGCCAATGGTAGCACCTTTCATTGGGCCTTTCATCGCGCCCGGGCCACACCCTGTGCAGATATTCAGGCCCCTGAGCCCAAGCTGATAACCGACTTCTTTAGTGTATTTATATTCTTCTTCATTGATAGAGTGACCGCCCCAGCAAACCACCATATTTGGGTCTGTGTTCACTTCGAGTGCACCTGCATTTCGCAACATATCAAAGACCATGTGCGTAATGGCCCTGGGATCTTTAATTTGTTCCTCGTGACGTTGGCAGATGAACAAAATATCTCTTATCACGGAAAAAATATGTTCGTGGATCCCAGCAATAATTTGGCCGTCTACAAAAGCGGATTCGGGTGGGTTTGTCAGCTCTATTTTTATGCCACGCTCGCGAGCAATTAGCTTAATATCAAAGTCTTGATACTTATTATAAATCTCGTAGCTAGAGTCTGTATGACTGCCTACATTAAGTACTGCTAAAACACAATTTCTGAATAACCGATATCGCTCAATCGTTGAGGATTGTTGGAGTAGGTCGACTTCCAGTTTAGAGAGTAGGTTAAGTACACCTGTTGGGTTCAACTGTACATGCATAGGCAGTCTCCTTGTTAATCACGTAAGCAAAGTTTATCTCTGCCGCTGTTTTTGGCTTCATACAGAGCTTCGTCGGCACGATCAAAGGCGGTCAACTTGGAGTCGCCTTCTTTGAGCTGCGTTGCTCCTAATGAGATAGTGATCCGCACTTCTTTGTCTTTGAAGCGAAACGGAATTGATTTAACCGTTGCACGAATTTTTTCCAGCGGTGCATAGGCTGCTTCTATCGGCATACCTGGCATTAGAATGACGAATTCTTCACCGCCATATCGTGCGATAAAATCAGATTTACGAATGGACTTTTTCAGTGCTCGAGCTATCACTTGAAGTGTTTTGTCTCCTGCACTGTGACCATATTTATCATTGATAGATTTAAAATGGTCCACATCGACAACGACCAAAGTAACGTCGTTGCCTTGTATTTCAAACAAATGGAATTCCTGACTATATCTGTCGTCAAAGGCTGATCTGTTGGGCAATTTGGTTAAACCATCCAGAAGGCTCTTAAACCTCTGCTCATTCAGCCGTTTTTTGTAGGTGTTTACCTTATTTTCCAGCACATTGATACGACTGTTGATTGCATCAAAGCTCTCAAGCAGGGCCTCTTTATCTCGGCGCTCAATGTTTTCACGCTCTACTAGATCTTTACTTATTTGCGCAAGTTCATCGTCTACTAGCCCTTTAAGTTCGGCAATTGAGGATGCTTTTTGGGTGTTTTCCGTTAGCCTTTTTATTTTAGACTCGATACGTTCATTTAGTGCATTGAGCTCTTTGTTGATAGACTTAGAGTGGCTTGTGGTATCTAAGATTGATTTGTGCAACTCTTCAAGAGTTTGGTTTAAAGATACCAAAAAACCCTGAGCTGACTGCCTTTCCCGAGCAATCGACTTTGCAAAGATACGAATAACAGCGATCGCATTTTCAAGTAATGAGTCAATATTTGAATCGGTCGAGATACTGTGTTTGATCGCTTTAACTTCGTCCGCAACATCATCTTCGAAAACAAGTTCGTTGGTCAGGCCAAGTAATTCTGTCGCTAACTCTGGGTTGTTCTGTTGCGTCGAGGTGTCAATATCATATTTGGCATCAAAGACCTGTAGATAAAACTGTAAAAGTTTATCAAGCAAAGGGACAAACTCAGGAATTGCATCAATGTCACCCAATTCATTATCGAGTAAATTACGTAATTTGCGACGGGTATCTTCTGGCACACCACGTAGCCTTTGTAACTGTTTACCCGCGCTCTGAATATGCGTCACGAGATTGCGGTGATTCGCAGAGTTGGTGCTATCTAGCTGTTTTAATTGAACGCTGGTATTTTCTATTAAAGGGGCAAGGTGCTCAAAGTCCATACCCTTTGCAAGTGCACTACGATACTTTGCCAACAGGTTGTCCAAAGACACATCTTGTCCTTTGCAGCCTAGGGTAAGTTTTGCAGCAAACTCCGACAGGGTATCCACCTGCTGTTTTCTCGCTTCTTCCAGCGCTTTTCTTGCTTCAATTGCTTGTGATAGTTTTTTCTCTAATCGCGCAGTATTATCAGTCACAGAAACCTAACATCTTTATTTTTTCCTACTCATTAGCAAGTCTACATCAAATTACTGATTAATGTGGAAGATTTTAGGTCGTAGATCTACCTATTTTGACCGTTGACTCGTCGTGTTTGGTGGTACTGACTCAGACTTTTTTGTTAGCTTAGGCCCATATTTGCAATTTTACTGACCGATTATGAAAAAATTCTGTTCCCTGCTCATAGCTTTGAGTGCTTTCCCTGCGTTTGCAGATGTTGAATATACCCTGACTATCACAGAACCAGAACACCACCTTGGCGAAGTTGAAATTACCTTTCCAAAGAGTGCCCAGGCGCACATGGATATCAAACTCGCTGACTGGCGAACCGGACGTTATGAAATTCTTAATCTTGCAAACGGGATCCGCGCATTCGATGCGGTCGATGCGAATGGGCAAGAACTTGAGTGGCACAAAGTAGATAAAAGCACTTGGCGTGTTCATCT from the Pseudoalteromonas sp. R3 genome contains:
- the ppnN gene encoding nucleotide 5'-monophosphate nucleosidase PpnN yields the protein MHVQLNPTGVLNLLSKLEVDLLQQSSTIERYRLFRNCVLAVLNVGSHTDSSYEIYNKYQDFDIKLIARERGIKIELTNPPESAFVDGQIIAGIHEHIFSVIRDILFICQRHEEQIKDPRAITHMVFDMLRNAGALEVNTDPNMVVCWGGHSINEEEYKYTKEVGYQLGLRGLNICTGCGPGAMKGPMKGATIGHAKQRITSNRYLGLTEPSIIAAEPPNPIVNELVILPDIEKRLEAFVRTAHAIIIFPGGAGTAEELLYLLGILLHPDNAKQQLPVILTGPSSAKAYFDELCDFVEKTLGKEALSKFEVLVDQPELVAQRLRKGMEQVREYRKAQGDAYYFNWTLKIEDQFQQPFEPTHEKMAGLDLHLAQPKQNLAANLRRAFSGIVAGNVKEQGITAIKQKGPYTLSGDASLMSDMDKLLHAFVAQGRMKLPGSTYVPCYEIKS
- the xni gene encoding flap endonuclease Xni, whose product is MAKLLLIDALNLIRRIYAIDVDQQGVSEQQVMQSCKVRVSNACTKILRRVEPTHAIAVFDGERSWRYHYYANYKHSRKPMPESLKQNLSLIAEGFKTCGITTFFPEQDEADDVIATLASKASHNQVPSVIVSTDKGFLPLCSEKIAVYNYFSQSYMGHQQILEKFLVPYHSLTELWALMGDKTNDIPGVKGIGKKTAIDLLKEFGDVEQALNASSLSATTRRKLEQGLDDFILSKTLVSLQTDINLGFNLSQLRVIERK
- a CDS encoding GGDEF domain-containing protein, which translates into the protein MTDNTARLEKKLSQAIEARKALEEARKQQVDTLSEFAAKLTLGCKGQDVSLDNLLAKYRSALAKGMDFEHLAPLIENTSVQLKQLDSTNSANHRNLVTHIQSAGKQLQRLRGVPEDTRRKLRNLLDNELGDIDAIPEFVPLLDKLLQFYLQVFDAKYDIDTSTQQNNPELATELLGLTNELVFEDDVADEVKAIKHSISTDSNIDSLLENAIAVIRIFAKSIARERQSAQGFLVSLNQTLEELHKSILDTTSHSKSINKELNALNERIESKIKRLTENTQKASSIAELKGLVDDELAQISKDLVERENIERRDKEALLESFDAINSRINVLENKVNTYKKRLNEQRFKSLLDGLTKLPNRSAFDDRYSQEFHLFEIQGNDVTLVVVDVDHFKSINDKYGHSAGDKTLQVIARALKKSIRKSDFIARYGGEEFVILMPGMPIEAAYAPLEKIRATVKSIPFRFKDKEVRITISLGATQLKEGDSKLTAFDRADEALYEAKNSGRDKLCLRD